A genomic region of Rubrivirga sp. SAORIC476 contains the following coding sequences:
- a CDS encoding GMC oxidoreductase, translating into MTYDLCIIGAGVGGGALAHALAPTGKRILLLNRLGSLPREAENWDPKKLFTEDRYKADERWTDDATGDLFRPGMYYWLGGNTKVYGSALLRNRPEDFEALQTLDGLSPAWPISYADLAPFYDQAEAVYHVHGNRGADPFEPPADGPFPHAPIPHDARIAEVAEGLRRQGVNAFDLPMGVRYSHETPGAGPFILRETFDAMGRAAFDGFPDLLHLKADAETATVLPATAHDNVDLVTGADVTRIVTDASGRTVTHVEAVVDGEPVTFHADVFALCAGAVNSAALLLRSASDAHPDGLANRSGAVGRHFMRHVTSKFYTIASGTPNPTRFQKTLAVNDFYFGVPGDPEWENVPLGHIHLMGKHAGWQILQDLPHGALTPEEADQIAAHSVDWWVQSEDLPLADNRITLGPEGGIRVRYTETNRRAQEHLMDRLEHALRRIGFDRFLRVPMPLAVVNHQCGTCRMGTAPSDSVVDPVGRAHDLTNLYIADASVFPSSAATNPTLTIAANAFRVGEHLDTEVWT; encoded by the coding sequence TTGACCTACGACCTTTGCATCATCGGCGCGGGCGTCGGCGGCGGCGCGCTCGCGCACGCCCTGGCCCCGACCGGCAAGCGCATCCTCCTCCTCAACCGCCTCGGCTCGCTCCCGCGAGAGGCGGAGAACTGGGACCCAAAGAAGCTCTTCACCGAGGACCGGTACAAGGCCGACGAGCGCTGGACCGACGATGCCACCGGCGACCTCTTCCGGCCGGGCATGTACTACTGGCTCGGCGGCAACACGAAGGTCTACGGCTCGGCGCTGCTCCGCAACCGCCCCGAGGACTTCGAGGCACTCCAGACGCTCGACGGTCTCTCCCCGGCCTGGCCCATCTCATATGCGGATCTGGCGCCCTTCTATGACCAGGCCGAGGCGGTCTACCACGTGCACGGCAACCGCGGGGCGGATCCGTTCGAGCCCCCCGCCGACGGCCCGTTCCCGCACGCTCCGATCCCGCACGACGCGCGCATCGCGGAAGTCGCTGAGGGGCTCCGCCGCCAGGGCGTCAACGCGTTCGACCTGCCGATGGGGGTTCGCTACAGCCATGAGACCCCCGGTGCCGGGCCATTCATCCTCCGCGAGACGTTCGACGCCATGGGCCGCGCCGCCTTCGACGGCTTCCCGGACCTCCTCCACCTCAAGGCCGACGCCGAGACCGCGACCGTCCTTCCGGCCACCGCCCACGACAACGTCGACCTCGTGACCGGCGCGGACGTGACACGGATCGTGACCGACGCCTCGGGGCGAACCGTCACGCACGTCGAGGCCGTCGTGGACGGCGAGCCGGTGACGTTCCACGCAGACGTGTTCGCGCTCTGTGCCGGGGCGGTCAACTCGGCCGCGCTGCTCCTGCGGTCCGCCTCGGACGCCCACCCGGACGGACTGGCGAACCGCTCCGGAGCCGTCGGGCGCCACTTCATGCGGCATGTCACCTCCAAGTTTTACACCATCGCCAGCGGCACCCCCAACCCGACGCGCTTCCAGAAGACGCTCGCCGTCAATGACTTCTACTTCGGCGTTCCCGGCGATCCCGAGTGGGAGAACGTGCCGCTCGGCCACATCCACCTGATGGGCAAGCACGCGGGCTGGCAGATCCTTCAGGACCTGCCGCACGGTGCGTTGACACCGGAGGAGGCCGACCAGATCGCCGCGCACTCGGTCGACTGGTGGGTGCAATCCGAGGACCTCCCCCTGGCCGACAACCGCATCACGCTCGGGCCGGAGGGCGGCATCCGGGTGCGCTACACCGAGACCAACCGCCGGGCGCAGGAGCACCTGATGGACCGTCTGGAGCACGCCCTTCGCCGCATCGGCTTCGACCGGTTCCTCCGCGTCCCGATGCCCCTGGCGGTGGTCAACCACCAGTGCGGGACGTGCCGGATGGGCACGGCCCCGTCCGACAGCGTTGTCGACCCGGTGGGCAGAGCCCACGACCTCACCAACCTGTACATCGCAGACGCGAGTGTCTTCCCGTCCTCGGCAGCGACGAACCCGACGCTCACCATCGCCGCGAATGCGTTTCGCGTCGGAGAGCACCTCGACACAGAGGTGTGGACATAG
- a CDS encoding phage tail protein, with amino-acid sequence MSDNRLSRLVDAAKRTLLDRGARPVADSGRRRFFRRAGAVAIGTGLLMPEVARAATRDIAPGTVVDAAGRPIRNPQGNQPYVGEIMLFGGNFAVRQWANCDGQLLAVASNDALFSILGTTYGGDGRTTFGVPDLRGRTPVNAGAGPGLQPVAMGQKYGAETLTLTSATMPSHAHTLPVLNAPGDQRTPSGNILAGDATNDTIYAPTSAANGSLAPTSGTGGNMSFNIRSPFLSLSYQIALYGIYPSRS; translated from the coding sequence ATGTCTGACAATCGTCTCTCTCGCCTCGTCGACGCCGCCAAGCGCACGCTCCTCGACCGAGGGGCTCGCCCCGTCGCCGACAGCGGCCGTCGTCGTTTTTTCCGCCGCGCCGGCGCCGTCGCCATCGGCACCGGCCTCCTGATGCCCGAGGTGGCCCGAGCCGCCACCCGGGACATCGCCCCCGGTACCGTCGTCGATGCCGCCGGGCGACCGATCCGCAACCCGCAGGGCAACCAGCCCTACGTGGGCGAGATCATGCTCTTCGGTGGCAACTTCGCCGTCCGCCAGTGGGCCAACTGCGACGGCCAGTTGCTCGCAGTGGCCTCGAACGACGCCCTGTTCTCCATCCTCGGAACGACGTACGGAGGCGACGGCCGAACCACGTTCGGGGTCCCCGACCTGCGGGGCCGCACTCCGGTCAACGCTGGGGCCGGGCCCGGACTTCAGCCTGTGGCGATGGGTCAGAAGTACGGCGCGGAGACCCTCACGCTCACGTCCGCCACCATGCCCTCGCACGCACACACCCTGCCCGTGCTCAACGCGCCGGGCGACCAGCGGACGCCCTCGGGCAACATCCTGGCGGGCGACGCCACCAACGACACGATCTATGCCCCGACCTCGGCAGCCAACGGCTCCCTCGCGCCGACCTCCGGCACGGGCGGAAACATGAGCTTCAACATCCGGAGCCCCTTCCTCTCGCTGAGCTACCAGATCGCGCTGTACGGCATCTATCCGTCTCGTAGCTGA
- a CDS encoding phage tail protein: MSDHPLSRLLDSARRHLLGRGATPIPGADTGRRGFFRRAGVVTAGAVGTGLMIPDDAWAGIEERATQFGIVPGTVVDAQGRPAPDGVGADTYLGEIMLFCGNFTVRGYTPCNGALLPISANTALFSIIGTIYGGDGRTTFAVPDLQGREAVSYGSGPGLQPVREGMKGGQEQTTLTVATMPQHNHGLPVKNAPGDQRTPAGNILAGDATSDTIYAAASRANAQLAPTAATGGGIPFSHRRPSLALNFQIATVGVYPSRS; encoded by the coding sequence ATGTCTGACCACCCGCTTTCCCGTCTCCTCGACTCCGCACGCCGCCACCTGCTCGGCCGCGGCGCGACGCCCATTCCCGGCGCCGACACCGGCCGCCGAGGCTTCTTTCGCCGCGCCGGGGTCGTCACCGCCGGTGCGGTCGGCACCGGCCTCATGATCCCGGACGACGCGTGGGCCGGCATCGAGGAGCGCGCTACACAGTTCGGGATCGTCCCCGGCACCGTCGTCGATGCCCAGGGTCGACCGGCCCCCGACGGGGTGGGCGCGGACACCTACCTCGGGGAGATCATGCTGTTCTGTGGCAACTTCACCGTCCGAGGCTACACCCCGTGCAACGGAGCCTTGCTTCCGATCTCAGCCAACACGGCGCTGTTCTCGATCATCGGCACCATCTATGGCGGGGACGGCCGGACCACGTTTGCCGTCCCGGACCTGCAGGGGCGCGAGGCGGTCAGTTACGGGAGCGGCCCCGGCCTCCAGCCCGTGCGCGAGGGCATGAAGGGTGGGCAGGAGCAGACCACGCTCACCGTCGCCACCATGCCTCAGCACAACCACGGGCTGCCGGTCAAGAACGCGCCGGGCGACCAGCGGACGCCAGCGGGCAACATCCTCGCGGGCGACGCCACCAGCGACACCATCTACGCCGCTGCCAGCCGGGCCAACGCGCAGCTGGCGCCGACCGCCGCGACCGGCGGCGGAATCCCCTTCTCGCATCGGCGTCCCTCCCTCGCGCTCAACTTCCAGATCGCCACTGTGGGCGTCTACCCCTCGCGGAGCTAG
- a CDS encoding phage tail protein: MSDNPISRLLRVATRRRKASPPAAADDGRRQFFRRAGMGTLGALSAGLLTPDEAWAGIEERASRFGIVPGTVVDAQGRPVANPSTSEPYLGEIMMFGGNFAVRGFMKCDGQLLPINQNQSLYSLLGTTYGGDGRTTFALPDLRGRAPVGMGTGAGLQPQPLGARSGQETVTLTQQNLPSHTHPLPVLNAPGDQRTPSGNILAGDATNDTIYAAASRANAQLAPTQASGGGQPINVLDPSLVISIQVAIQGLFPSRT; this comes from the coding sequence ATGTCCGACAACCCGATCTCCCGTCTCCTCCGCGTCGCCACGCGCCGTCGGAAGGCGAGCCCACCCGCTGCCGCCGACGACGGCCGGCGGCAGTTTTTCCGGCGCGCCGGCATGGGCACACTGGGCGCGCTCAGCGCGGGCCTGCTGACACCCGACGAGGCCTGGGCAGGCATCGAAGAACGCGCCAGCCGCTTCGGCATCGTCCCCGGCACCGTGGTCGACGCTCAGGGCCGACCGGTAGCGAACCCGTCGACGTCAGAGCCCTACCTCGGGGAGATCATGATGTTCGGCGGCAACTTCGCCGTCCGCGGGTTCATGAAGTGTGACGGGCAGTTGCTGCCGATCAACCAGAACCAGTCGCTGTACTCGCTCCTCGGCACCACGTACGGGGGAGACGGCCGGACCACGTTCGCCCTGCCCGACCTGCGGGGCCGCGCTCCGGTCGGGATGGGCACAGGGGCAGGCCTCCAGCCGCAGCCCCTGGGCGCGAGATCGGGCCAGGAGACGGTCACGCTGACGCAGCAGAACCTGCCGTCCCACACGCACCCGCTCCCTGTGCTCAACGCGCCGGGCGACCAGCGAACCCCCAGTGGCAACATCCTGGCGGGCGACGCGACCAACGATACGATCTACGCCGCCGCCTCCCGGGCGAACGCCCAGCTCGCGCCGACCCAGGCGTCCGGAGGCGGGCAGCCGATCAACGTCCTCGACCCGTCCCTGGTGATCTCCATTCAGGTCGCGATCCAGGGTCTGTTCCCGTCGCGCACCTAG
- a CDS encoding SDR family oxidoreductase — MTDLSDRVALVTGASTGIGRAIAVEFARRGATVAINYPFERERANAEETRRLVHQAARQYAAAHGAAAEAAHSVALANQEDTCMLVRADVSRESEVEGMFASVTKAFGRVDLLVNNAGIQIEEPASHETTAEHFDAVLGVNLRGAFLCAREAIKGFLDLPEREGGSRGVIVNLSSVHEQIPRPKYLSYAVSKFGMKGLTQTLALEYAARGIRVNSLAPGATRTPIQSWLTDKEATEVVEDHIPMGRIAEPEEMAHIAAFLASDDASYVTGQTLIADGGLTLYGDFQDPWSG, encoded by the coding sequence ATGACTGACCTCTCAGATCGCGTCGCCCTCGTCACCGGCGCCTCTACCGGCATCGGCCGCGCCATCGCGGTGGAGTTCGCGCGTCGCGGTGCGACTGTCGCCATCAACTACCCTTTCGAGCGCGAGCGGGCGAACGCCGAAGAAACGCGCCGCCTCGTCCACCAGGCCGCCCGGCAGTACGCCGCCGCTCACGGGGCCGCTGCGGAGGCCGCCCACAGTGTCGCCCTGGCCAACCAGGAGGACACCTGCATGCTCGTGCGCGCCGACGTCTCCCGGGAGTCCGAGGTCGAGGGCATGTTCGCCTCAGTCACGAAGGCGTTCGGGCGGGTCGACCTGCTGGTCAATAACGCGGGCATCCAGATCGAGGAGCCTGCCAGCCACGAAACGACCGCCGAGCACTTCGACGCCGTGCTGGGTGTCAACCTGCGGGGCGCGTTCCTGTGCGCGCGCGAAGCTATCAAGGGGTTCCTGGACCTGCCCGAGCGCGAGGGCGGAAGCCGCGGCGTGATCGTCAACCTGTCCAGCGTCCACGAGCAGATTCCGCGGCCGAAGTACCTCAGCTACGCCGTCTCGAAGTTCGGCATGAAGGGCCTCACGCAGACGCTGGCGCTGGAGTACGCCGCCCGCGGCATCCGCGTCAACAGCCTCGCGCCGGGCGCCACACGGACGCCCATCCAGAGTTGGCTCACCGACAAGGAGGCTACGGAGGTGGTCGAGGACCACATTCCCATGGGCCGCATCGCCGAGCCCGAGGAGATGGCCCACATCGCCGCCTTCCTCGCGTCCGACGACGCCTCCTACGTCACCGGCCAGACGCTCATCGCCGACGGCGGGCTGACCCTCTACGGCGACTTCCAGGACCCCTGGAGCGGGTGA